The following are encoded together in the Oreochromis niloticus isolate F11D_XX linkage group LG12, O_niloticus_UMD_NMBU, whole genome shotgun sequence genome:
- the zbtb34 gene encoding zinc finger and BTB domain-containing protein 34 isoform X2, whose product MAVNKLEKRIQEMDDGSYIEFDVPEFSNTVLTQLNELRLQGKLCDIIVHVQGQPFRAHKAVLAASSPYFRDHSALSTMSGLSISVIKSPEVFEQLLAFCYTGHMSLQLKDIISFLTAASFLQMQAIIDKCTQILESLHSKISLPVSVSSPEKDSLQTSRNGVNDSNLFINPTQISPPYYSRQSQAGNEVRLELGGKSLGRVRQQQEEGHSDRGSSDSVSEHDAPAEGETEQVELIGKDGQVTDVHVKIEKTDRPTYSDSSSAGDDGYHTELVDGDQVVAVTVGSYGPVIQSASYSYSGLSSPCFVNLSNTSPSRSILSGFRGGRARAKRPLAIPAGVLSHIKPGSDDGESTVGPTGLENDVRERSLRSQWYPYNERLICIYCGKTFNQKGSLDRHMRLHMGITPFVCKFCGKKYTRKDQLEYHIRGHTDNKPFHCQICGKCFPFQGTLNQHLRKKHLGASEGSNHMDSPERMEGSSGQKDQEDTSEGMAFEAQYAEEAPANDMEESSKCSPEEAQASRCDF is encoded by the exons atg GCTGTCAACAAACTGGAGAAACGTATACAAGAAATGGACGACGGCAGCTACATCGAGTTTGATGTGCCGGAGTTCAGCAACACTGTTCTGACCCAACTCAATGAGTTGCGGCTGCAAGGGAAGCTGTGCGACATCATTGTTCACGTTCAGGGCCAGCCCTTTCGAGCCCACAAGGCCGTGCTGGCAGCTAGTTCACCCTACTTCCGTGACCACTCAGCTTTGAGCACCATGAGTGGCCTTTCCATTTCGGTCATCAAAAGCCCTGAGGTGTTTGAACAGCTTCTTGCTTTCTGCTATACAGGTCACATGTCCCTGCAACTCAAAGATATTATCAGTTTTCTCACCGCTGCCAGCTTTCTGCAAATGCAGGCGATCATTGACAAGTGCACCCAAATCCTGGAGAGCCTCCATTCCAAGATCAGCCTCCCAGTTAGTGTCAGCAGTCCAGAGAAAGACAGCTTGCAGACTAGCCGCAACGGGGTCAATGACAGCAACCTCTTCATAAATCCCACCCAGATCTCCCCCCCTTACTACTCCCGACAGAGTCAGGCAGGGAATGAAGTGCGCTTGGAGCTGGGAGGAAAAAGCCTGGGCCGGGTGAGACAGCAGCAAGAGGAAGGCCACTCGGATCGTGGCAGTAGTGATAGTGTGTCAGAGCACGATGCGCCCGCGGAGGGAGAAACAGAGCAAGTGGAACTGATTGGCAAAGATGGGCAAGTAACAGATGTGCATGTGAAGATAGAAAAGACCGATAGGCCCACTTACTCAGACAGTTCCTCAGCTGGTGATGATGGCTATCACACAGAGTTGGTGGATGGAGACCAGGTAGTGGCTGTCACTGTGGGCTCTTATGGTCCTGTAATCCAGTCTGCTTCCTATTCTTACTCAGGGCTGTCCTCCCCATGCTTTGTCAACCTCAGCAACACCAGTCCTTCCCGCTCCATTCTCAGTGGCTTCAGAGGGGGCCGAGCCAGGGCAAAGCGCCCATTGGCTATCCCCGCAGGGGTGCTGAGTCATATTAAACCAGGCTCAGACGATGGCGAATCAACTGTGGGACCCACAGGGTTGGAGAACGATGTGCGAGAACGTAGCCTACGGAGCCAGTGGTACCCTTACAATGAGAGACTCATTTGCATCTACTGTGGAAAGACCTTCAATCAGAAAGGGAGCCTGGACCGCCACATGCGCCTGCACATGGGAATCACCCCATTTGTTTGTAAATTCTGTGGCAAGAAGTACACAAGGAAAGACCAGCTGGAGTACCACATCCGTGGCCACACGGACAACAAGCCCTTTCACTGTCAGATCTGTGGGAAATGCTTCCCATTTCAGGGCACCCTTAACCAGCACCTGAGGAAGAAGCACCTGGGAGCATCAGAGGGCAGCAATCACATGGACTCTCCagagaggatggagggaagCTCAGGTCAGAAGGACCAAGAAGATACCTCTGAGGGGATGGCCTTTGAGGCACAATATGCAGAAGAGGCACCAGCCAATGATATGGAGGAGAGTTCAAAGTGCAGTCCAGAGGAGGCTCAAGCATCAAGATGTGATTTTTAG
- the zbtb34 gene encoding zinc finger and BTB domain-containing protein 34 isoform X1 codes for MLICKTAVNKLEKRIQEMDDGSYIEFDVPEFSNTVLTQLNELRLQGKLCDIIVHVQGQPFRAHKAVLAASSPYFRDHSALSTMSGLSISVIKSPEVFEQLLAFCYTGHMSLQLKDIISFLTAASFLQMQAIIDKCTQILESLHSKISLPVSVSSPEKDSLQTSRNGVNDSNLFINPTQISPPYYSRQSQAGNEVRLELGGKSLGRVRQQQEEGHSDRGSSDSVSEHDAPAEGETEQVELIGKDGQVTDVHVKIEKTDRPTYSDSSSAGDDGYHTELVDGDQVVAVTVGSYGPVIQSASYSYSGLSSPCFVNLSNTSPSRSILSGFRGGRARAKRPLAIPAGVLSHIKPGSDDGESTVGPTGLENDVRERSLRSQWYPYNERLICIYCGKTFNQKGSLDRHMRLHMGITPFVCKFCGKKYTRKDQLEYHIRGHTDNKPFHCQICGKCFPFQGTLNQHLRKKHLGASEGSNHMDSPERMEGSSGQKDQEDTSEGMAFEAQYAEEAPANDMEESSKCSPEEAQASRCDF; via the exons ATGCTAATCTGCAAGACG GCTGTCAACAAACTGGAGAAACGTATACAAGAAATGGACGACGGCAGCTACATCGAGTTTGATGTGCCGGAGTTCAGCAACACTGTTCTGACCCAACTCAATGAGTTGCGGCTGCAAGGGAAGCTGTGCGACATCATTGTTCACGTTCAGGGCCAGCCCTTTCGAGCCCACAAGGCCGTGCTGGCAGCTAGTTCACCCTACTTCCGTGACCACTCAGCTTTGAGCACCATGAGTGGCCTTTCCATTTCGGTCATCAAAAGCCCTGAGGTGTTTGAACAGCTTCTTGCTTTCTGCTATACAGGTCACATGTCCCTGCAACTCAAAGATATTATCAGTTTTCTCACCGCTGCCAGCTTTCTGCAAATGCAGGCGATCATTGACAAGTGCACCCAAATCCTGGAGAGCCTCCATTCCAAGATCAGCCTCCCAGTTAGTGTCAGCAGTCCAGAGAAAGACAGCTTGCAGACTAGCCGCAACGGGGTCAATGACAGCAACCTCTTCATAAATCCCACCCAGATCTCCCCCCCTTACTACTCCCGACAGAGTCAGGCAGGGAATGAAGTGCGCTTGGAGCTGGGAGGAAAAAGCCTGGGCCGGGTGAGACAGCAGCAAGAGGAAGGCCACTCGGATCGTGGCAGTAGTGATAGTGTGTCAGAGCACGATGCGCCCGCGGAGGGAGAAACAGAGCAAGTGGAACTGATTGGCAAAGATGGGCAAGTAACAGATGTGCATGTGAAGATAGAAAAGACCGATAGGCCCACTTACTCAGACAGTTCCTCAGCTGGTGATGATGGCTATCACACAGAGTTGGTGGATGGAGACCAGGTAGTGGCTGTCACTGTGGGCTCTTATGGTCCTGTAATCCAGTCTGCTTCCTATTCTTACTCAGGGCTGTCCTCCCCATGCTTTGTCAACCTCAGCAACACCAGTCCTTCCCGCTCCATTCTCAGTGGCTTCAGAGGGGGCCGAGCCAGGGCAAAGCGCCCATTGGCTATCCCCGCAGGGGTGCTGAGTCATATTAAACCAGGCTCAGACGATGGCGAATCAACTGTGGGACCCACAGGGTTGGAGAACGATGTGCGAGAACGTAGCCTACGGAGCCAGTGGTACCCTTACAATGAGAGACTCATTTGCATCTACTGTGGAAAGACCTTCAATCAGAAAGGGAGCCTGGACCGCCACATGCGCCTGCACATGGGAATCACCCCATTTGTTTGTAAATTCTGTGGCAAGAAGTACACAAGGAAAGACCAGCTGGAGTACCACATCCGTGGCCACACGGACAACAAGCCCTTTCACTGTCAGATCTGTGGGAAATGCTTCCCATTTCAGGGCACCCTTAACCAGCACCTGAGGAAGAAGCACCTGGGAGCATCAGAGGGCAGCAATCACATGGACTCTCCagagaggatggagggaagCTCAGGTCAGAAGGACCAAGAAGATACCTCTGAGGGGATGGCCTTTGAGGCACAATATGCAGAAGAGGCACCAGCCAATGATATGGAGGAGAGTTCAAAGTGCAGTCCAGAGGAGGCTCAAGCATCAAGATGTGATTTTTAG